In Tachypleus tridentatus isolate NWPU-2018 chromosome 7, ASM421037v1, whole genome shotgun sequence, a genomic segment contains:
- the LOC143257463 gene encoding uncharacterized protein LOC143257463 has translation MPFVTNTNRKHQRAFSLTCRRPRLNNLFSIWYCIMTFVFQIYIIVNSIRQFTKHISLPWPVDDQPFVELNAYVAFIGAALILLPFFVTAGIIKVGNFPNDGGKWGRDADDDGAIYQNLPKAKPRRWLRIVWKHGGPTAPFLHVCTAFCLLLPRVLIQARLIQHGFLSKANLWNTDLDFMITHKDRLVTLKFLSTINETEVWGKEATEQLRPKAVTEGQLEDMTPVSAEFLNYGLALFVYAVRYPSVFWKVNKTFTLFFSIQTVLTALQQLLAFTGFTVLYKVNVFGPTEVLLKFTPLLLDISQSLLLFFVYNMILMMSSSVLYLYGLQKFHEFEEQKVQKRHVTWTEESRRLWGYIPHLSALLILLLVISISAPLMYDYTMVYCGSLDGAVFAGVIGTVMHLLLWVLLWLGLTIKQSWRFRTTKGQTCSLDCSKTRTANDCELELLNDTKEMPLLVIENGHTYHIREKTSKEAIMDIALVSTTREKSPGDNGDIYWLKPKFPLPKITDDPLEEDRMSLPKISRKSSFSKEQKVTFEDKLQGSSLRRVRSFNSKTPSFVGKIRKPQVKFEECSDVNSDIGDYTTLRELIRTKDDGFERPSLKSMSPFRFNGSTRPLLDEGEYTFLLDNRRSPNRILAPVVVHSGLQSSPGSSTPHSTLSTDSGIIKENSSQDNLTSRSGSTSEASTAIDKTARDSPSGVHSNCTIADKKCSSLENIPAMDPPKFKWKSLSLQRTMTPPIGSDYTNGPTLLSSLLPNSTLYDNPYELTVSMRHQNNRVGSGKNGSSRFDRTTNKRMAPLNDHPDYTDGPLLSNAVNNEPTSFWTQHPAADDNELFSKNQFVGQPTHNERSALSDQKRRDSANYSLASSGDSDNSIPRC, from the exons ATGCCATTCGTTACAAATACTAACAGAAAACACCAGAGAGCGTTCTCATTGACATGCCGTAGGCCTCGCCTCAACAACCTATTTTCAATATGGTATTGCATCATGACTTTCGTCTTTCAAATCTACATTATTGTCAATAGTATCCGCCAGTTTACTAAACATATTTCTTTACCTTGGCCAGTGGATGACCAACCGTTCGTGGAATTAAATGCGTATGTTGCCTTTATTGGGGCAGCCCTGATTCTGCTACCATTCTTTGTCACTGCTGGTATTATAAAAGTAGGAAACTTTCCTAATGATGGCGGCAAGTGGGGAAGAGATGCTGATGACGATGGGGCTATTTATCAAAACTTGCCCAAAGCCAAGCCAAGGAGGTGGCTTAGGATTGTTTGGAAACATGGCGGCCCAACAGCGCCCTTTCTTCACGTTTGTACAGCGTTTTGTTTGCTACTACCCAGAGTGTTGATCCAGGCCCGATTGATCCAGCACGGATTTCTGAGTAAAG ctAATCTCTGGAATACGGATTTGGACTTCATGATCACCCACAAGGATCGATTAGTAACGCTTAAATTTCTATCCACGATAAATGAAACTGAGGTGTGGGGGAAGGAAGCAACAGAACAACTCAGACCCAAAGCAGTGACCGAAGGTCAATTAGAAGACATGACCCCTGTTTCAGCAGAATTTTTAAATTATGGACTGGCTTTATTTGTTTACGCAGTACGCTATCCCTCCGTATTCTGGAAGGTAAACAAGACCTTCACTTTATTCTTTTCGATTCAGACAGTTCTCACTGCCTTGCAACAACTTTTAGCGTTCACAGGGTTCACGGTTCTTTACAAAGTTAACGTGTTTGGACCTACAGAGGTCCTCCTAAAGTTCACCCCACTCCTTCTCGACATTTCACAGAGCCtgctactgttttttgtttacaatatGATTTTAATGATGTCTTCCAGTGTTCTTTATCTTTATGGTCTCCAGAAATTTCATGAATTCGAAGAGCAAAAAGTCCAAAAACGTCACGTCACCTGGACAGAGGAATCTCGTCGTCTCTGGGGTTACATTCCTCATCTGAGTGCTCTCCTCATTCTGCTCCTGGTAATCTCAATCTCCGCACCTTTGATGTATGACTATACGATGGTTTATTGTGGAAGCCTGGATGGAGCGGTATTTGCTGGTGTGATAGGCACCGTAATGCACCTCTTGCTTTGGGTGTTGCTTTGGTTAGGCCTCACCATTAAGCAATCATGGAGATTCAGGACAACTAAAGGCCAAACTTGCTCTCTAGACTGTAGTAAAACAAGAACAGCTAATGATTGTGAACTAGAATTGTTAAACGACACCAAAGAAATGCCATTACTGGTTATCGAAAATGGTCACACTTATCACATCAGAGAAAAAACATCTAAAGAGGCTATTATGGACATAGCACTGGTGTCAACGACTCGTGAAAAATCACCAGGCGATAATGGAGACATCTACTGGCTGAAACCTAAGTTTCCTCTCCCAAAGATTACAGATGATCCACTAGAAGAAGACAGAATGTCATTGCCCAAAATATCTCGAAAGTCGTCCTTCTCCAAAGAACAGAAAGTAACATTTGAAGATAAGCTACAAGGATCTTCCTTAAGACGAGTGAGATCCTTTAATAGCAAAACTCCAAGCTTTGTTGGTAAAATTAGAAAACCACAAGTTAAGTTTGAAGAATGTTCTGACGTTAACTCGGACATTGGGGATTACACGACGCTGAGGGAACTTATCAGAACCAAAGATGATGGATTTGAGAGACCTTCATTAAAG AGTATGAGTCCTTTCCGTTTTAATGGAAGTACACGCCCTCTGTTGGACGAAGGAGAGTATACTTTCCTTCTCGACAACCGTCGATCTCCTAACAGGATTTTGGCTCCTGTTGTTGTCCACAGTGGTCTCCAGTCTTCTCCCGGGAGCTCAACTCCACATAGTACTCTCAGCACGGATTCTGGAATCATTAAAGAGAACAGCTCTCAAGATAATCTAACGTCCAGATCAGGGTCCACCAGTGAAGCTTCCACCGCTATTGATAAAACAGCTAGAGACTCACCTAGTGGAGTTCACTCCAACTGCACTATAGCTGACAAGAAGTGTTCTAGTCTAGAGAACATACCAGCTATGGATCCACCAAAGTTCAAGTGGAAAAGTTTGTCATTACAGCGGACCATGACTCCACCTATAGGAAGTGACTACACTAATGGCCCCACACTATTATCCTCGTTGCTACCAAATAGTACGTTGTATGATAACCCATACGAATTAACTGTGAGTATGAGGCACCAAAATAACCGAGTTGGCAGTGGTAAAAATGGTAGCAGTAGATTTGATCGGACTACAAATAAACGTATGGCACCACTTAATGACCATCCTGACTATACAGATGGTCCGTTGCTTTCTAATGCTGTAAACAACGAACCTACGTCTTTCTGGACCCAGCATCCTGCTGCAGATGATAATGAGCTGTTCAGCAAAAATCAGTTTGTCGGACAACCTACGCACAATGAAAGGTCAGCTCTGAGTGACCAAAAAAGAAGAGATTCAGCTAACTATTCGTTAGCCTCCTCTGGAGATTCGGACAATAGCATTCCGCGTTGCTGA
- the LOC143257466 gene encoding uncharacterized protein LOC143257466 yields the protein MHSNTASQVRTLKRSVPERCLNLCFEEERNIMKGLSVFVILGLLSVTSCFNWNVFLKQPHPSSTLLRLIKISIPRTVYTKYLADDSLISDTAMNKSLNTNSTFEASNTIDSGKHR from the exons ATGCACAGTAACACCGCTTCTCAAGTTAGGACTTTAAAAAGGAGTGTTCCTGAGAGGTGTCTGAATCTGTGCTTTGAGGaagaaagaaatataatgaaggg ACTCTCCGTGTTCGTAATCCTGGGTCTACTATCTGTTACAAGCTGCTTCAACTGGAACGTCTTTCTGAAGCAACCACATCCTTCCAGCACGCTGCTACGATTGATAAAAATTTCTATCCCTCGTACAGTATATACGAAGTACCTCGCTGATGATAGTCTGATATCTGATACAGCCATGAACAAATCGCTCAATACGAACTCTACCTTTGAGGCGAGTAACACTATCGATTCTGGCAAGCACAG ATAA
- the LOC143257465 gene encoding lectin L6 yields the protein MTQRITFLLLSLSVVCLGVQWHQIPGKLMHITATPHFLWGVNSNQQIYLCRQPCYDGQWTQISGSLKQVDADDHEVWGVNRNDDIYKRPVDGSGSWVRVSGKLKHVSASGYGYIWGVNSNDQIYKCPKPCNGAWTQVNGRLKQIDGGQSMVYGVNSANAIYRRPVDGSGSWQQISGSLKHITGSGLSEVFGVNSNDQIYRCTKPCSGQWSLIDGRLKQCDATGNTIVGVNSVDNIYRSG from the coding sequence ATGACACAGAGAATTACCTTCCTGCTGTTGAGTTTGTCAGTTGTGTGTCTGGGTGTACAATGGCACCAAATCCCTGGTAAACTTATGCACATTACAGCAACACCCCACTTCCTTTGGGGAGTGAACAGTAACCAGCAAATCTATTTATGTAGACAACCTTGCTATGACGGCCAGTGGACCCAAATATCCGGTTCACTGAAACAGGTCGACGCTGATGACCACGAGGTTTGGGGAGTGAATCGTAACGATGATATTTACAAACGGCCTGTGGATGGCAGCGGAAGTTGGGTTCGTGTCTCAGGTAAACTGAAACATGTCAGCGCTTCAGGTTACGGCTACATCTGGGGTGTTAACTCGAATGACCAAATCTACAAATGTCCAAAGCCTTGTAATGGAGCGTGGACACAAGTGAATGGACGTCTGAAGCAGATAGATGGTGGTCAATCTATGGTTTATGGGGTCAACAGCGCCAACGCAATTTATCGTCGTCCAGTAGATGGAAGCGGTTCCTGGCAACAGATTTCAGGTAGCCTAAAGCATATAACCGGGTCGGGCCTTTCCGAAGTTTTCGGAGTTAATTCTAACGACCAGATTTACCGTTGCACTAAACCTTGTTCTGGCCAATGGTCACTGATAGATGGACGACTGAAGCAGTGTGATGCCACTGGAAACACAATTGTGGGAGTTAATTCTGTTGACAATATCTACCGTTCAGGTTAA